GGCGTGCGCGTAGGCGGCCCGCATCACGTCCTCGAGGTCCGCCTCGTCCAGGGCGATGTCCGTCACCTCGAACCGCTCGATCACCGCCTTCAGCGCCTGGTGGACCGTGGGCGCGGCGTCCCCGTCGGGGCCGAAGACGACCTGCGCGCCGGTGTGCCGCAGCAGGGCGGTGCCCGGCGGCGGCACGACCTCGGCGTGCGGATCGGCCAGCGTGGCCCGCACCTGCCAGGTGGAGCCGAACTCGCGGCGGATCTCGTCGAGCGTGCCGTCCAGCATCAGCCGGCCGTGGTTGACCAGCACGACCCGCTCGGCGAGCCGCTCGACCTCCGTCATGTCGTGCGTGGTCAGCAGCACCGTACGGCCACGCTGCTCCACCTGGTGCCGCAGGAACTCCCGCACCTGCTCCTTCACCACCACGTCCATGCCGATGGTCGGCTCGTCGAGGAACACCACCGGCGGGTCGTGCAGCAGTGCGGCGGCCAGATCGCTGCGCACCCGCTGGCCGAGCGAGAGGTGGCGGACGCGGGTGTCCCAGAACGACGACAGCTCCAGGATGTCGTCGAACTCCTTCAGCCGGGCGGCGTGTTCGGCCTTCGGCACCTCGTAGATGTCCCGCAGGATCGCGAACGACTCGCGCACCGGCAGGTCCCACCACAACTGGGTGCGCTGCCCGAACACGGCCCCGATGTTGCGGGCGTTGCGCTCCCGCTCCCGGTACGGCACCACGCCCGCGACCCGGGCCTCGCCGGACGTGGGCGTGAGGATGCCGGTGAGGATCTTGATGGTGGTGGACTTGCCGGCGCCGTTCGGCCCGAGCAGGGCGAGGAGTTCGCCCGCCGCCACGTCGAAGGTGATGTCGGAGACGGCGTGCTTGGCCACCCGCTCGGGGTTGACCAGGGACCGGACGGCGCCCGCGAAGCCGGGGCGGCGGACGGTGGTGTGGAAGGTACGGGACAGTCCGCGAACCTCGATGGCGACACTCAACTGGTCCACCAACTTTCTTGCGGTTGAACGCAGTTGCGGCCGGTCGGCTGCGAGAGCCGACCGGCCGCGGATGACGCACCGACACTGTCAAAATGTCGATCAATGGGTCAATCGATTAATCGAGTTCTTACCTGGTGGTCGAGATGACGAACGAGAACTCCGCCGGCTCCGCCTTCAGGAAGTACCGCGGCAGCGGACCCGGGCCGCAGGACTGCGAGCCGATGCCGTGCAGACCGTGGTCGAGGTTGACCCACACCGTGTCGCCGGCCGTGAGGTCGCTGCGGTGCCGGGCCGCGTCGAGCTGCTCGGTCGTCCAGCGCCGCGCCGTGAACCAGAACTCCGGGTCGCCCTCGATCCTGAGACCGCCGAGCTCCACCCACCGCACGTCGGCGCGGGCGCCGTTCTCCTGCGGACGGACGTACGGCGTTTGCAGCCCGTCCACCGTCGACTGCCAGCGGCCCACCATGGACGCCGTGCCGGTGTCCGGGTACGCCTCGCCGGGACCGCCGCCGAACCACTCCACCCGGTCCGCCTCCGGCAGCCCGAAGCGCACACCGAGCCGGGGCAACGGTACCGTCCAGTCGCCCTCCGGCATCACGGACACGGTCAGCCTCAGCCGCTCGCCGTCGGACGTCCAGCGGTACACCGTGTCCAGGCCCACCTCGCGGGCGGCGGGCGCCACCCGGGTGTGGACCGTCAGCGCGTCGTCGCCGGCCTCGACCGAGACCAGGCGGTGCCGCATGCGGTGCAGGCCGAGCGTGCGCCAGAGCATCCCGTAGCGGGTGTCGGTCTGCCACTCGGCGCCGTCGTCGTTGTCGGTCGGCGCCCGCCACACGTCCAGCCGCGGCGCGGCGGTGACCTCCACCCCGTCGATCGAGAGCAGCGCACCGGTGCGGGCGTCGAACCGGGCCGGGCCGAGCGCGATCCGGCCGTCGTCGAGCACGGGCCGGTCGGTCGCGGGGAAGGACGGCAGCGGCCGCGCCCCCGCGGCGAACTGCCCCCAGGCCACGACGTGGTCCTTCGCGGCCCACAGCGTGTCGCCGGCGAGCAGGGCCCGTACGGTCCACTGGCGTTCGCCGCCCCGGCCGTCCACGGGCGGCTCCGGGAGCTTCACCTCGGCGCTCTCACCGGGCGCCAGCGCCGGTACCGCGAGCGAACCCGACTCGACGGTCTCGCCGTCCACCTGGCACGACCACTCGAAGGCCAGCGCGGACAGGTCGGCGAAGTCCTGCTTGTTGGTGATCCGCACGATGCCGTTGGCACCGTCGCCCTCGATGTGGACGGGCTCGATGACCTTCTTGTACTCGATCAGGCCCGGCGACGGCGTCCGGTCCGGGAAGACCAGCCCGTCGCACACGAAGTTGCCGTCGTGCAGCTCCTCGCCGAAGTCACCGCCGTAGGCATAGCCCAGCTCGGCGTGCTTGACGCCGTGGTCGATCCACTCCCAGATGAACCCGCCCTGGAGCCGGTCGTACTTCTCGAACAGCTCCTGGTAGTCGGCGAGCCCGCCGGGGCCGTTGCCCATGGCGTGCGCGTACTCGCACTGGATGAACGGCAGCTCGCGGCGCTTGCGGGTGCCGCCGTCGAGCTGCTGCCCGATCTTGTCGACCTCCTCGTGGAAGGCGTACATCCGCGAGTACACGTCCGTGTCGCGGCAGTTCCAGTCGCCCTCGTAGTGCACCAGCCGCTCGGGGTCGCGGTCGTGGATCCACTCGGCCATGGCGGTGAGCCCGCGGCCGGTGCCGGCCTCGTTGCCCAGCGACCAGAACACGACCGACGGGTGGTTCTTGTCCCGCTCGACCATGCGCGCGGCGCGGTCCAGCAGGGCCGGGGTCCAGCGGTCGTCGTCGACCGGGTTGTCCCGCCAGTCCTGCTCGGTGAAGCCGTGGGTCTCCAGGTCGCACTCGTCGATGACCCACAGGCCGTACTCGTCGCACAGGTCCAGGAAGGCCGGGTGCGGCGGGTAGTGCGAGGTGCGCACGGCGTTGAGGTTGTGCCGCTTCATCAGCAGCACGTCCTCGCGCATGGTCTCCAGGTCGAGCGCGCGGCCCTTCTCGGGGTGCCACTCGTGCCGGTTGACGCCCTTGAAGAGGATCGCCTTGCCGTTGACCTTGATGAGCCCGTCCTCGAGGGCGACCGTACGGAAACCGATCCGCAGCGGCACCCGCTCCCCGTCCGTGGCCAGCACACCGTCGTAGAGCTTCGGCGTCTCGGCGGTCCACGGCTCGACCGCGACCGTCACGGGCTCGCCGGTGGCGACATCGATGTCCAGGGCCGGCACGGTCACCCGCCCGTCGACGTCGGAGTCGACGCGCAGGGTGCCCTCGCCGGTGGTGTGGTCGTAGGAGGCGTGCACGAAGAAGTCGGCGACGCTGCCCGCCGGGCGGTGCAGCAGTGTCACGTCACGGAAGATGCCCGGCAGCCACCACTGGTCCTGGTCCTCCAGGTACGACCCCGCCGACCACTGGTGCACGCGCACGGCGAGCACGTTGCCGCCCGGCTTCAGCAGCTCACCGACCGTGAACTCGTGCGGCAGCCGGGAGCCCTTGAACTCGCCGAGCTCGGTGCCGTTCAGCCAGATGCGGGCGCAGGACTCGACACCGTCGAAGCGCAGCACCGCCCCGCCGTCCGACGGCCAGTCGGACGGCAGGTCGAAGACACGCAGATGGTCGCCGGTCGGGTTCTCCGTCGGGACGTACGGCGGGTCCACCGGGAAGGGGTAGAGGTGGTTGGTGTAGATGGGGGAGCCGAACGCCCCGTCGCCCTGGAGGACCCAGTGCCCGGGGACCGTGACCTCGGCCCAGTTCCCGGCGTCGTAGCCCTCCTCGGCGAACGAGTCGTCCTCGGCGCCGGCGGTGGCCGACAGCCGGAAGCGCCAGCTGCCGTTCAGCGACAGGGACCGCGCGTCCGAGGACGCGTACCAGGCGCGGGGCGGCAGGGCACCGCTGCCCGGGGAGACGTCCTCGACGTAGTCGACGGATGGGGTCGTGCGGAAAGACATCGGTCTCCTAGCTCAGCCCTTGATGCCGGTCTGTGCGATCCCCTGCACCAGCCAGCGCTGGAGGAAGAGGAAGACGAAGATCAGGGGCAGGATCGAGATGGCGGTGGCCATGAAGATCAGGTGGTAGTTGACGGTCTGGTTCGTCATATACGACGACAGCGCCACCTGGACTGTCCAGGCACTCGGATCCTGTCCGATGACCAGGGGCCACAGGAAGGCGTTCCAGCCGTTGATGAAGGTGATCGTGGCGATGGCCGCGAAGAAGTTCAGCGAGTTCGGCACGACGACACGCCAGTAGGCGCCCCAGTAGCCGAGCCCGTCCACGCGCGCCGCCTCCTCGAGCTCCTTGGGGAACCCCAGGAAGTACTGCCGGAACAGGAAGCACGTGAAACCACTGAAGAGGCCCGGGATGATGAGACCCCGGTAACTGTCCACCCAGCCGAGGGACGAGACCAGAACGAAGCTCGGTACGAAGGTGACCGCCGTGGGAACCATCAGGGTCACCAGAACGGCGTAGAACACCTTGTTGGCGTGCTTGTACGGGATCCGGGCGAGTCCGTATCCGG
This is a stretch of genomic DNA from Streptomyces hawaiiensis. It encodes these proteins:
- a CDS encoding glycoside hydrolase family 2 TIM barrel-domain containing protein, which gives rise to MSFRTTPSVDYVEDVSPGSGALPPRAWYASSDARSLSLNGSWRFRLSATAGAEDDSFAEEGYDAGNWAEVTVPGHWVLQGDGAFGSPIYTNHLYPFPVDPPYVPTENPTGDHLRVFDLPSDWPSDGGAVLRFDGVESCARIWLNGTELGEFKGSRLPHEFTVGELLKPGGNVLAVRVHQWSAGSYLEDQDQWWLPGIFRDVTLLHRPAGSVADFFVHASYDHTTGEGTLRVDSDVDGRVTVPALDIDVATGEPVTVAVEPWTAETPKLYDGVLATDGERVPLRIGFRTVALEDGLIKVNGKAILFKGVNRHEWHPEKGRALDLETMREDVLLMKRHNLNAVRTSHYPPHPAFLDLCDEYGLWVIDECDLETHGFTEQDWRDNPVDDDRWTPALLDRAARMVERDKNHPSVVFWSLGNEAGTGRGLTAMAEWIHDRDPERLVHYEGDWNCRDTDVYSRMYAFHEEVDKIGQQLDGGTRKRRELPFIQCEYAHAMGNGPGGLADYQELFEKYDRLQGGFIWEWIDHGVKHAELGYAYGGDFGEELHDGNFVCDGLVFPDRTPSPGLIEYKKVIEPVHIEGDGANGIVRITNKQDFADLSALAFEWSCQVDGETVESGSLAVPALAPGESAEVKLPEPPVDGRGGERQWTVRALLAGDTLWAAKDHVVAWGQFAAGARPLPSFPATDRPVLDDGRIALGPARFDARTGALLSIDGVEVTAAPRLDVWRAPTDNDDGAEWQTDTRYGMLWRTLGLHRMRHRLVSVEAGDDALTVHTRVAPAAREVGLDTVYRWTSDGERLRLTVSVMPEGDWTVPLPRLGVRFGLPEADRVEWFGGGPGEAYPDTGTASMVGRWQSTVDGLQTPYVRPQENGARADVRWVELGGLRIEGDPEFWFTARRWTTEQLDAARHRSDLTAGDTVWVNLDHGLHGIGSQSCGPGPLPRYFLKAEPAEFSFVISTTR
- a CDS encoding ABC transporter ATP-binding protein, encoding MSVAIEVRGLSRTFHTTVRRPGFAGAVRSLVNPERVAKHAVSDITFDVAAGELLALLGPNGAGKSTTIKILTGILTPTSGEARVAGVVPYRERERNARNIGAVFGQRTQLWWDLPVRESFAILRDIYEVPKAEHAARLKEFDDILELSSFWDTRVRHLSLGQRVRSDLAAALLHDPPVVFLDEPTIGMDVVVKEQVREFLRHQVEQRGRTVLLTTHDMTEVERLAERVVLVNHGRLMLDGTLDEIRREFGSTWQVRATLADPHAEVVPPPGTALLRHTGAQVVFGPDGDAAPTVHQALKAVIERFEVTDIALDEADLEDVMRAAYAHAGEV
- a CDS encoding carbohydrate ABC transporter permease; the protein is MTTTAPDVRKTAKPAKPKRGGVIGNTGLYLATGVAGLLFLVPFYLIIRNAVMTDPEITGEEWKWFPTSIQWSNFSEPFNDVTVDFARALWNSVVVAVLHTSGILLICSMAGYGLARIPYKHANKVFYAVLVTLMVPTAVTFVPSFVLVSSLGWVDSYRGLIIPGLFSGFTCFLFRQYFLGFPKELEEAARVDGLGYWGAYWRVVVPNSLNFFAAIATITFINGWNAFLWPLVIGQDPSAWTVQVALSSYMTNQTVNYHLIFMATAISILPLIFVFLFLQRWLVQGIAQTGIKG